From a single Maledivibacter sp. genomic region:
- a CDS encoding S41 family peptidase, which translates to MKKYIITILLVAFSIQIGICQDKSTMTNEGNIYKEDYIQACKLISKNYIYLEKKLNKTREEFLEESMNHAQTVDWSKGKSQFINQIRKLRAKFNDGHFSWSLGDDLCTNEYPKFLGFVLTIGADERVYVEKVYPNFTDKISEGYEIVKWNGKDIGEEIERIGKVNPQSTKYATDEIAARRLIFELSNQPLIEDMKPVTITYKDEKGIICDVTLNWKDCKATVSKEKYNKLKDKYEDIILLTRSLMPSLEEIPEDVKYIHPSLLYYSREMNSKKYTILHPRDFFYWKMEDLDNTFKEIVNEKPDVLVVDLKDSAGGAFNQVLFLSNILNVQKEFKFFYDKIHEETGLRLTGNDNFNFITDKINLNNVWKGDVIFRINPLTCSGGDFFARWMQLSNRGIIIGRPSAGAGGGTDGFTLDNTKTTIQFPLRERIIIGDDKSIEGNSVIPNTIYYGDLIDFLKEHGKEISDNDTGNISNEGHTIDQLCDGVLSNNIELVNKIIASSSVDINQKDSKGFYPIGMVLPMNNCEMAIILLDAGVNPHVVPRISDTKGKTVYDYVMSEESDCSKYFKNIFKEHSKYKK; encoded by the coding sequence ATGAAAAAGTATATTATTACAATTTTATTAGTGGCTTTTTCCATTCAAATTGGTATATGCCAAGATAAAAGTACAATGACTAATGAAGGGAATATATATAAGGAAGATTATATACAAGCCTGTAAACTTATCTCAAAAAATTATATATATCTAGAAAAAAAGCTAAATAAAACTAGAGAAGAATTCTTAGAGGAATCCATGAATCATGCACAAACCGTTGATTGGAGTAAAGGGAAGTCACAGTTTATTAATCAGATAAGAAAGCTTAGAGCAAAATTTAACGATGGACACTTTTCCTGGTCTTTGGGTGATGATTTATGTACCAATGAATATCCAAAGTTTCTTGGCTTCGTTTTAACTATTGGAGCTGATGAAAGGGTATATGTAGAAAAAGTATATCCAAACTTTACCGATAAAATATCCGAGGGATATGAAATAGTTAAATGGAATGGAAAAGATATAGGGGAAGAAATAGAGAGAATAGGTAAGGTAAATCCTCAATCAACAAAATATGCCACCGATGAAATAGCTGCTAGAAGATTGATATTTGAATTGTCAAATCAACCCTTAATTGAGGATATGAAGCCCGTTACTATTACTTATAAAGATGAAAAGGGCATAATATGCGATGTTACCCTTAATTGGAAGGATTGTAAAGCTACAGTTAGTAAGGAAAAATATAATAAGCTGAAGGACAAGTATGAGGATATTATTTTACTCACTAGATCCCTAATGCCTTCCTTAGAAGAAATACCTGAAGATGTTAAGTATATACATCCCTCATTATTATATTATTCACGGGAAATGAATTCAAAGAAATATACAATATTACATCCTAGAGATTTTTTTTATTGGAAAATGGAAGATTTAGACAATACCTTCAAGGAGATTGTAAATGAAAAACCAGATGTTCTTGTAGTTGACCTAAAGGATTCAGCGGGAGGAGCATTTAACCAAGTATTATTCCTGTCTAATATTTTAAATGTACAAAAAGAATTTAAATTCTTCTACGATAAGATCCATGAAGAGACAGGGCTAAGACTTACAGGGAATGACAACTTCAATTTTATAACTGATAAAATCAATCTAAACAATGTGTGGAAAGGTGATGTGATTTTTAGAATCAATCCTCTCACATGTAGTGGTGGAGATTTCTTTGCAAGATGGATGCAATTATCAAATAGGGGAATTATTATAGGACGCCCATCGGCAGGGGCTGGAGGTGGAACAGATGGCTTTACTTTAGATAATACTAAAACAACCATACAGTTTCCACTAAGGGAAAGAATAATAATTGGAGATGATAAGTCAATAGAAGGAAATTCAGTAATTCCTAATACCATATATTATGGAGATTTGATTGATTTCTTGAAGGAACACGGAAAAGAGATATCTGATAATGATACAGGTAATATAAGTAATGAAGGCCATACCATTGATCAACTGTGTGATGGAGTGCTATCAAATAATATTGAACTAGTAAATAAAATAATTGCCAGCAGTTCAGTGGATATTAATCAAAAGGATTCCAAGGGATTTTATCCCATTGGAATGGTACTTCCCATGAATAATTGTGAAATGGCAATAATATTATTGGATGCTGGAGTAAATCCCCATGTTGTACCTAGGATTTCAGATACAAAGGGAAAAACGGTATATGATTATGTAATGAGCGAAGAGAGTGATTGCAGTAAATATTTCAAAAACATATTTAAAGAACATAGTAAATATAAAAAGTAA
- a CDS encoding sigma-70 family RNA polymerase sigma factor, with translation MEYSQSALVEGIRNKDMLAYEYMISKYTKTIYCLAYNILCKSLNREDIEECVSDVFLDAWLKIDEFDQEKGNFRTWLLILTKYKALTYKRKKKPRNVISIEKFEIQDSYNLEKQLILRQDQEKVIETINSFNKVDKEIFFRRYFFEEKISDLAKAFNLSRSAIDNRLLRGRKVIKEVLNYE, from the coding sequence TTGGAATACTCACAAAGTGCACTTGTGGAAGGAATACGGAATAAGGATATGCTTGCTTATGAATATATGATAAGTAAATATACAAAAACAATTTATTGCCTGGCATATAATATTTTATGTAAATCACTTAATAGGGAAGATATCGAAGAATGTGTATCCGATGTTTTTCTAGATGCATGGCTTAAAATCGATGAATTTGACCAAGAAAAAGGGAATTTTAGAACTTGGCTACTGATTTTAACAAAATACAAAGCCCTTACATATAAACGCAAGAAAAAACCAAGAAATGTTATTAGTATTGAGAAATTTGAAATACAAGATAGTTATAATCTAGAGAAACAATTGATTTTAAGACAAGATCAAGAAAAGGTTATAGAAACAATCAATTCCTTTAATAAAGTAGATAAAGAAATATTTTTTAGGAGATACTTCTTTGAAGAAAAGATAAGTGATTTGGCAAAGGCCTTTAATTTATCTAGATCTGCTATAGATAATAGACTTTTAAGGGGCAGGAAAGTCATAAAGGAGGTATTGAATTATGAATGA
- a CDS encoding zinc ribbon domain-containing protein YjdM, whose amino-acid sequence MNALPNCPKCNSQYTYEDGNLLVCPECAHEWTLQSQAEDSEDERVIKDANGNILNDGDSVTVIKDLKVKGTSSVIKIGTKVKNIRLIEGDHDIDCKIDGFGAMKLKSQFVKKA is encoded by the coding sequence ATGAATGCTTTACCAAATTGCCCAAAATGCAATTCTCAGTACACCTACGAAGATGGAAATCTTCTTGTTTGTCCAGAATGTGCCCATGAGTGGACTCTACAATCACAAGCCGAAGATAGTGAAGATGAAAGAGTCATAAAAGATGCAAATGGGAATATTTTAAATGATGGAGATTCTGTAACAGTAATCAAGGACCTTAAGGTAAAGGGGACTTCATCGGTTATAAAAATAGGGACAAAAGTAAAAAATATACGTTTGATTGAGGGAGATCATGATATCGATTGTAAAATAGATGGTTTTGGAGCTATGAAATTAAAATCCCAATTTGTTAAAAAGGCATAG
- a CDS encoding DMT family transporter, translated as MKKGKAEIIMVVIVAMWGLSFSLTKPILRDIEIFNFMALRFLIGGFILSSILFLSGRLRFTREQLIGGGITGGVLFLGFVFHTIGLKYTTVAKNAFIVGSSVVFVPFMSTYIGKQKQSLIIWVGTCMAILGLALVTLEGHQGGINFGDLMTLIGSVILAYYIILVEEYVKKYDAILIAVTQINVVGLLSLIASFIVEKPTVNLSLEAWKSMLFLGIVCTALAYLLANVCQKHIPATNMALIYTLEPVFAALFGWIFLSESIGIQAVIGAIVIVISAGLPNIDLFIKKMGRRIQIE; from the coding sequence ATGAAAAAGGGAAAAGCAGAAATCATTATGGTAGTAATTGTAGCCATGTGGGGGCTATCTTTCAGTTTGACTAAACCAATATTAAGGGATATTGAAATATTTAATTTTATGGCTCTTAGATTTTTGATTGGTGGCTTCATATTGTCTAGCATATTATTTTTATCTGGAAGGCTTAGGTTTACACGGGAGCAATTAATCGGAGGTGGGATCACAGGAGGGGTTCTATTCCTTGGATTTGTATTTCATACCATTGGTTTAAAATATACAACCGTTGCTAAAAACGCATTTATTGTTGGAAGTAGTGTAGTTTTTGTACCCTTTATGTCTACATACATAGGAAAACAGAAGCAATCCCTAATTATTTGGGTGGGGACTTGCATGGCCATACTTGGTTTGGCACTGGTGACATTAGAAGGACACCAAGGAGGCATTAATTTTGGAGATTTAATGACATTAATAGGATCAGTTATTTTAGCATATTACATTATTTTGGTTGAAGAATACGTTAAAAAGTATGATGCAATACTGATTGCAGTTACTCAAATTAATGTTGTGGGTCTTCTGAGCCTTATTGCATCTTTTATAGTAGAAAAACCAACAGTAAATTTATCCTTGGAGGCCTGGAAAAGCATGTTGTTTTTAGGGATTGTATGTACTGCTTTAGCATATTTATTAGCAAATGTATGTCAAAAGCATATTCCCGCCACTAATATGGCGTTGATATATACTCTTGAGCCAGTTTTTGCAGCTTTATTTGGATGGATATTCTTATCTGAAAGTATAGGAATTCAAGCTGTAATTGGAGCTATTGTCATTGTAATCAGTGCGGGCTTGCCAAATATAGATTTGTTTATTAAAAAAATGGGCAGGCGTATCCAGATAGAGTAA
- a CDS encoding class I SAM-dependent rRNA methyltransferase, whose product MKKIKKEIIIKVKSRFANKFKSGYPLIFKEAIINIEDIDREGSIVKLVDEKNRFIARGYYGKQNKGYGWILSRKENIKIDVNFFQNKLMAALNKRAALYNDTETNAFRIFNGEGDGIGGLTIDNFDGYYLINWYSKGIYKFRDDIVNSLKRLVEFKAIYHKKRFDTKGKYIEEDGFILGERGQFPIIVKENGVNFAVYLDEGAMVGVFLDQRDVRRTIRDKYAKGKSVLNTFSYTGAFSVYAALGGAKKTTSVDLANRSLSKTIEQFSVNGIDYEAHDIVVEDVFNYFKYAVKKALKFDMVILDPPSFAKSKKFKFSAASDYKNLLKEAIAITEDNGIIVASTNCSTFGMEKFKGFIDTAFNETQGKYKLLEEFSLPSDFRVIKEFEEGNYLKVVFIKKIKG is encoded by the coding sequence ATGAAAAAAATAAAAAAAGAAATTATTATAAAGGTCAAATCTAGATTCGCTAATAAATTCAAAAGTGGGTATCCATTGATCTTTAAGGAAGCTATAATCAACATTGAAGATATTGATAGGGAAGGGTCTATAGTTAAGCTAGTAGATGAAAAAAACAGATTTATTGCAAGGGGATATTATGGAAAGCAAAATAAAGGATATGGATGGATTCTTAGTAGAAAAGAAAATATAAAAATAGATGTAAACTTTTTCCAAAACAAGCTAATGGCAGCTTTAAACAAAAGAGCAGCCCTTTATAATGATACTGAGACAAATGCCTTTAGGATTTTTAATGGAGAAGGTGATGGAATAGGGGGTTTAACCATTGACAATTTCGATGGATATTACTTAATAAACTGGTACAGTAAAGGCATCTATAAGTTCAGAGATGATATAGTAAATTCATTAAAAAGATTGGTTGAATTTAAGGCTATATATCATAAAAAGAGATTTGATACAAAGGGTAAATACATTGAAGAGGATGGATTTATCCTCGGTGAGAGGGGTCAGTTTCCTATCATAGTTAAAGAAAATGGGGTTAATTTTGCTGTATATTTAGATGAAGGTGCTATGGTGGGGGTATTTTTAGATCAGCGAGATGTGAGAAGAACTATTAGAGACAAGTATGCAAAGGGAAAATCAGTTTTAAATACGTTCTCTTATACAGGTGCATTTTCAGTATACGCGGCATTAGGAGGAGCAAAAAAAACGACCAGTGTTGATCTAGCAAATAGAAGCTTGTCAAAGACAATCGAGCAGTTTAGTGTAAATGGGATAGATTATGAAGCCCATGATATAGTTGTGGAGGATGTATTTAATTATTTTAAATATGCAGTAAAGAAAGCCTTAAAATTTGATATGGTTATACTTGATCCCCCCAGCTTTGCTAAATCAAAGAAATTTAAGTTTAGTGCCGCAAGTGATTATAAAAATTTACTAAAAGAGGCCATTGCCATAACCGAGGATAATGGGATTATAGTAGCGTCCACAAACTGTAGCACCTTCGGTATGGAGAAATTCAAAGGATTTATAGATACAGCATTCAATGAAACCCAGGGCAAATATAAACTGCTAGAAGAATTTTCCCTTCCATCGGATTTTAGAGTCATTAAGGAATTTGAAGAAGGTAACTATCTAAAGGTTGTGTTTATTAAGAAAATTAAAGGATAG
- the namA gene encoding NADPH dehydrogenase NamA, with the protein MSKLFSSYSLKEIDLKNRIIMAPMCMYSADDKGNAMPWHYIHYVSRALGGTGLIVFEATAVEGRGRITDRDLGIWDDSHMEGLKNIVEECKKYGAKVGVQLAHAGRKCEITSEDIIAPSPIAFSEKYKVPREMNKEDMSEVIDAFKEAAKRAKKIGFDAVQIHGAHGYLINEFMSPITNKRSDEYGGKLENRARFLKEVIKAVREEWPQENPLILRVSAEEYLDEGNHPKDVAEIINLVKDEGVDMVNVSSGGVARAKINTYSGYQIKYAEEIKSMTELPVVAGGLITSAPMAEEIIQNNRGDFVYLGRELLRNPYWPLNAAKELGVDTDWPVQYSMANK; encoded by the coding sequence ATGTCAAAGTTATTTTCAAGTTATAGTCTAAAAGAAATTGATTTGAAAAATAGGATAATAATGGCCCCAATGTGTATGTATAGTGCAGATGATAAAGGAAATGCTATGCCATGGCATTATATTCACTATGTGAGTAGAGCCCTAGGGGGAACGGGGCTTATAGTATTTGAAGCAACGGCGGTGGAAGGTAGAGGTAGAATAACTGACCGGGATTTAGGCATATGGGATGATTCCCATATGGAAGGCTTAAAAAATATAGTAGAGGAATGTAAAAAATATGGAGCCAAGGTAGGAGTGCAGCTTGCCCATGCGGGAAGAAAATGTGAAATTACTTCCGAGGACATCATAGCACCTAGTCCAATAGCCTTTAGTGAAAAATATAAAGTACCTAGAGAAATGAATAAAGAAGATATGAGTGAAGTTATTGATGCTTTTAAAGAAGCAGCTAAAAGAGCCAAAAAAATTGGTTTTGATGCGGTTCAAATCCATGGAGCCCACGGGTATTTGATAAATGAATTTATGTCGCCTATCACAAATAAAAGAAGTGATGAATATGGTGGGAAGCTTGAAAACAGAGCAAGATTTCTAAAAGAAGTCATAAAGGCAGTTAGGGAAGAGTGGCCCCAAGAAAATCCATTAATATTAAGGGTTTCAGCGGAAGAGTACCTTGATGAAGGTAATCATCCTAAGGATGTAGCAGAAATCATTAATTTAGTTAAAGATGAAGGTGTTGACATGGTTAATGTAAGCTCCGGAGGAGTGGCAAGGGCGAAGATCAATACTTATTCAGGTTATCAAATTAAATATGCTGAAGAAATAAAAAGTATGACGGAACTACCAGTTGTTGCCGGGGGACTTATTACTTCTGCCCCTATGGCTGAAGAGATAATACAAAATAATAGAGGGGATTTTGTTTATTTAGGACGAGAGCTTTTAAGAAACCCCTATTGGCCATTAAATGCAGCAAAAGAATTAGGGGTAGATACTGATTGGCCAGTTCAGTATTCAATGGCAAATAAATAA
- a CDS encoding TetM/TetW/TetO/TetS family tetracycline resistance ribosomal protection protein: MNKTIGILAHVDAGKTTFSEGLLYHTNAIKERGRVDHKNSYLDNHEIERERGITIFSDQAVMEYKGDTYYIIDTPGHVDFSPEMERTIMVMDYAIIIISAVEGVQGHTETVWQLLKKYKTPVFFFINKMDRVGADVNRVLKEIRANLTDDVCHISNSLEELNEEIIEFMAERNEELLELYMEGKYEKNTWLSYMKKMIKDNNIYICASGSALQDKGVLEFLDNLHELTEANYNDEGFEARIYKIGHEKNGTKITYMKILRGSIKVRDEIAYKCRQDEIREKITQIRIYNGAKYRTIDSASAGQLIGVMGLSKTCAGQGLGHDLEELVYNMIPALKSKVIFDTSLNVKEVVRAFNILNEEDPSLKVTWEEELGEIHIHVMGPIQLEILERIVKDRFGLSLGFGKPSILYKESIQGEVIGYGHFEPLGHYSEVHLKIESGKRNSGIEFKNLCHTDHLTKGNQNLIKYHIYEREHRGVLTGSPLTDIKITLLTGRAHNKHTSGGDFRQATYRALRQGLEKADNVLLEPYYDFKIKVDLNHMGRVLSDIQKASGSFEPPQNKGDKAIIRGRVPVSTFMNYPNQLVAFTGGKGMINLVFGGYDICHNKDEVIESMAYDKNADMEYSSSSIFCSKGQAYVVSWQDVEEEMHCL; encoded by the coding sequence ATGAATAAAACCATTGGCATACTGGCCCATGTGGATGCAGGGAAAACTACATTTTCCGAGGGTCTTCTATATCATACAAATGCTATTAAGGAAAGAGGAAGGGTAGATCATAAAAATTCATATCTAGATAATCACGAAATAGAAAGGGAAAGAGGAATAACGATATTTTCAGACCAAGCAGTTATGGAATATAAGGGTGATACTTACTATATAATAGATACTCCTGGCCATGTTGATTTTTCACCAGAGATGGAAAGGACCATAATGGTTATGGATTATGCCATCATAATAATAAGTGCAGTAGAAGGAGTGCAAGGACATACTGAGACTGTGTGGCAGCTGCTTAAAAAGTATAAAACACCGGTTTTTTTCTTTATAAATAAAATGGATAGAGTTGGAGCAGATGTAAATAGAGTATTAAAAGAAATAAGAGCAAATTTAACCGACGATGTATGTCATATTTCTAATTCTTTAGAAGAGTTAAATGAAGAAATAATAGAATTCATGGCAGAGAGAAATGAAGAGCTTCTTGAGCTATATATGGAAGGTAAATACGAGAAAAATACATGGCTAAGCTATATGAAGAAAATGATTAAGGATAATAATATTTATATATGTGCAAGTGGTTCTGCCCTACAGGATAAAGGGGTACTAGAATTTTTAGATAATCTTCATGAACTTACAGAAGCTAACTATAATGATGAAGGCTTTGAAGCCAGAATATACAAAATAGGACACGAAAAAAACGGAACTAAAATAACCTATATGAAAATATTAAGAGGCAGTATAAAGGTAAGGGATGAGATTGCCTATAAATGTAGACAAGATGAAATAAGGGAAAAGATAACTCAAATAAGAATATATAATGGAGCAAAGTATAGGACCATAGATAGTGCCAGTGCAGGACAGCTAATTGGAGTTATGGGCTTATCTAAGACCTGTGCTGGACAGGGTTTGGGTCATGACCTTGAGGAGTTGGTCTACAATATGATTCCAGCTTTAAAATCTAAAGTCATATTTGATACCTCATTAAATGTAAAGGAAGTAGTTAGAGCCTTTAACATATTAAATGAAGAAGATCCTTCCTTAAAGGTTACATGGGAAGAAGAACTAGGGGAGATTCATATACATGTAATGGGGCCTATACAATTAGAAATATTGGAAAGAATAGTAAAGGATAGATTTGGACTTTCCCTAGGCTTTGGAAAGCCCAGTATTCTATATAAAGAAAGTATCCAGGGGGAAGTGATTGGCTATGGTCATTTTGAACCCCTTGGACACTATTCAGAAGTCCATCTAAAAATAGAGTCAGGAAAAAGAAATAGCGGCATAGAGTTTAAAAACCTATGTCATACAGATCACTTAACTAAGGGAAATCAAAATCTTATAAAATATCATATATATGAAAGGGAGCATAGAGGGGTGCTTACGGGTAGTCCATTAACTGATATAAAAATCACCTTGCTTACGGGAAGGGCACATAATAAGCATACCAGTGGAGGGGATTTTAGACAAGCTACCTATAGGGCATTAAGACAAGGCCTTGAAAAGGCTGATAATGTACTCCTTGAACCATATTATGACTTTAAAATAAAAGTAGATTTAAATCATATGGGTAGAGTTCTATCGGATATTCAAAAGGCAAGTGGTAGCTTCGAGCCTCCACAGAATAAAGGGGATAAAGCTATTATACGGGGAAGAGTCCCTGTATCGACCTTCATGAATTATCCTAACCAGTTAGTGGCCTTTACTGGAGGAAAGGGAATGATAAATCTTGTTTTTGGAGGATATGACATATGTCATAATAAGGATGAGGTAATAGAAAGCATGGCATATGATAAAAATGCTGATATGGAATATAGCTCATCCTCCATATTTTGTTCAAAGGGACAAGCCTATGTGGTATCTTGGCAAGATGTAGAGGAAGAAATGCACTGCTTGTAA
- the sulP gene encoding sulfate permease: MKKLQPKIFKCLKTYNFKQFLNDMTAGLIVAIIALPLSIALAIASGVSPEKGLHTAIIAGFFISFLGGSRVQIGGPTGAFMVIVYGILTKYGMEGLIISTIMAGIFLILMGVFRLGNMIKFIPYPITTGFTSGIALVIFSTQIKDFFGLSITNVPGEFIEKWRVYFEYIHTINWTTMILALFSLAIIILWPKINKKIPGSLVALVLATLIAYFFKLDVATIGSKYGELSSAFPKPSIPSLSLNKVENLMAPALTIALLGAIESLLSAVVADGMIGGKHRSNMELIAQGVGNMMSGIFGGIPATGAIARTAANIKNGGRTPVSGIVHSIVLLLIMLIFMPYAKLIPLCTLSAILMMVAYNMSEWREFKALFKAPKSDVFVLITTFILTVMIDLVVAIEIGMVLACLLFMKRMSDVANVNDLVRDRAEEEYGDDEELIMDVPEDILIYEINGPFFFGAADKFMEVIDRVQRPSRLMILRMRNVPAMDATALHALERLFNICKKHRTKLVISNIQKQPYSMLKKAGFIEKIGEDNLYKNLEEALQNVNSK; encoded by the coding sequence ATGAAAAAATTACAGCCTAAAATTTTCAAGTGTCTTAAAACCTATAACTTCAAACAGTTCTTAAATGACATGACTGCGGGGTTAATAGTAGCGATCATAGCTTTACCATTATCCATTGCATTAGCAATTGCTTCTGGGGTATCGCCGGAAAAGGGACTGCACACAGCCATCATAGCCGGTTTTTTCATATCATTTCTAGGAGGTAGCCGGGTACAAATAGGGGGGCCCACGGGGGCTTTCATGGTCATAGTTTACGGTATACTCACTAAGTATGGCATGGAAGGATTAATAATATCAACCATAATGGCAGGGATATTTCTAATCTTAATGGGGGTATTCAGATTGGGTAATATGATAAAATTTATACCTTACCCTATAACCACAGGATTTACTAGTGGAATTGCTTTAGTAATATTTTCGACCCAGATAAAGGATTTCTTTGGACTCTCCATCACTAATGTACCGGGAGAGTTTATAGAAAAGTGGAGGGTTTATTTTGAGTATATACATACAATAAACTGGACAACCATGATACTTGCACTTTTTTCATTGGCAATTATTATTTTGTGGCCTAAAATTAATAAAAAAATACCTGGATCACTGGTCGCCCTTGTATTAGCAACCCTTATAGCATACTTTTTCAAGCTTGATGTAGCCACCATAGGGAGTAAGTATGGGGAGCTATCATCTGCTTTTCCAAAACCAAGTATTCCTTCATTAAGCCTGAATAAAGTAGAGAATCTTATGGCACCTGCACTCACCATTGCTTTACTAGGAGCCATCGAGTCCCTTTTGTCAGCCGTTGTAGCGGATGGTATGATAGGAGGAAAACATAGATCAAATATGGAACTTATTGCCCAAGGAGTTGGTAATATGATGTCGGGAATATTTGGTGGGATACCGGCTACCGGGGCCATAGCAAGAACAGCAGCAAATATAAAAAATGGGGGGCGTACTCCCGTTTCAGGAATAGTTCATTCAATAGTATTACTGTTGATTATGTTAATATTTATGCCCTATGCCAAACTAATACCCCTATGCACACTTTCTGCTATATTGATGATGGTGGCCTATAATATGAGCGAGTGGAGAGAATTCAAAGCTTTATTCAAAGCTCCCAAAAGTGATGTATTTGTACTTATTACTACATTTATATTAACCGTAATGATAGACCTTGTAGTTGCTATTGAGATAGGTATGGTCTTAGCATGTCTATTATTTATGAAACGTATGTCTGATGTGGCAAATGTGAACGATTTAGTTAGGGATAGAGCTGAGGAAGAATACGGCGATGATGAAGAACTCATAATGGATGTACCAGAGGATATACTGATATATGAAATTAATGGTCCATTTTTCTTCGGTGCCGCGGATAAATTTATGGAAGTAATAGATAGAGTTCAAAGGCCTTCTAGGCTCATGATATTAAGAATGAGAAATGTGCCTGCCATGGATGCAACAGCACTTCATGCCTTGGAGAGATTATTTAATATCTGTAAAAAGCATAGAACTAAATTGGTAATATCTAATATACAAAAGCAGCCATATTCTATGCTTAAGAAAGCTGGATTTATAGAAAAAATTGGTGAAGATAATTTATATAAAAATCTAGAAGAAGCCCTTCAAAATGTAAATAGTAAATAA
- a CDS encoding radical SAM protein — protein MRYQGLVYRPPSEFDSLIIQATIGCPHNKCNFCNMYKDRRFIIRPLKEIKEDLVLAKMHYGDTVEKIFFSDGNTILMKTKDLLEMLNYAHELFPSLKRITMYGSSQYINLKSLDELKELNKAGLTRLHSGMESGDDEVLSLINKGNTSDEIIRAGKLIKGANIELSLYYIVGVGGHKLSRQHAINSAKVFNEINPDFIRLRTFIPFENTPMYDMYKEGKFKLLNGHKALRETKLLVENLEGIDSNFVSDHSSNHWDISGKLPKDKKSMLEEIDYALNMDISNFRSPETGSL, from the coding sequence ATTAGATATCAAGGTCTAGTTTATCGACCCCCAAGTGAATTTGACAGCTTGATTATTCAAGCTACTATTGGATGTCCCCATAATAAGTGTAACTTCTGCAATATGTATAAAGACCGTAGATTTATAATAAGGCCCTTAAAGGAAATCAAGGAAGACTTAGTTCTAGCCAAAATGCATTATGGTGATACTGTTGAGAAGATATTTTTTAGCGACGGAAATACAATATTGATGAAGACAAAGGATTTGCTAGAGATGTTAAATTATGCCCATGAGCTATTTCCAAGCTTAAAAAGAATTACAATGTACGGGTCATCTCAGTATATTAATTTAAAATCCTTAGATGAACTCAAAGAGCTTAATAAAGCTGGATTAACAAGATTGCATTCTGGAATGGAATCCGGAGATGATGAAGTTTTAAGTCTTATAAATAAGGGAAACACTTCCGATGAAATAATAAGGGCTGGAAAGCTAATTAAAGGTGCAAATATAGAATTGAGCTTATACTATATAGTTGGTGTTGGCGGACATAAATTATCAAGACAGCATGCAATAAACAGTGCTAAAGTTTTTAATGAAATCAACCCTGATTTTATTAGGCTAAGAACCTTTATACCTTTTGAAAATACTCCTATGTATGATATGTATAAAGAAGGTAAATTCAAGCTCCTCAATGGACATAAAGCATTAAGGGAAACGAAGCTATTGGTGGAAAACCTGGAGGGAATTGATAGTAATTTCGTCAGTGATCATAGTTCTAACCATTGGGATATCAGCGGTAAACTTCCAAAGGATAAGAAAAGTATGCTAGAAGAAATAGATTATGCTTTAAACATGGATATATCAAATTTTAGAAGTCCAGAAACTGGTAGTCTTTAA